TCATATTTGTAGTAATTTTAGCTGTGAACAGATTGAATCAGCTACTGTGATCTGTTGGAGTCCATGGACGGAACGCAACAATTGGGTTGCGTCTTGCTGTTTAACAATGCATTAGTGTTTCTTTCGAAATCGAAGCTCGCACAATCCGTGAACCAGGCCATCACAAATCTGCCAACTGATGCTGCTGTTTTTTGGTCTCTGCCACCAGCACCTGCGCTTAAAATGTATTTCATGTTAAATTGTGGGTGGAGGATTTAATTGAAACGAAATTATTTATTACTAGAAAATTAAAACCTTACTAACATACACAAGCACCCACACAATATTTATGTAGTTTATATTTGTGCTCTTTCCTCACTCACACACAATTACATTCCCAatacatctatatatatatatatatagatagtgTTGTTGATTGAGAACATACATTTTAGGTCGGTTAAAGAACCTCCTAAAATTATGTATATTGGTCAACAATTACTACTATTATTCTTGCTATTTCTAGATATTTCCATACACTaacaattttctttttattcaattaattaagTCGGTGATGATAATTTCAATACTCCCCCTCAACACCGACTTATACTAACTCGTATGTGCTAACCATTCCAAACTGTTTTTCTGAAATCTTCTTTCATAGTATTttttcatttcttgcttaaaGATGTTTCTCTGTTTGTTATAGGCTCTTTTATCATAACTTCTTCGATCACTTGTATTTCTTTACCAAACACGACTTGTTCACGCTCCTCTTTGTCGTTTATGACACAATTGGATTTTCCCACTCTGTTGGGATTGTCGCACTCTTCTTTGTTGGTCTCTCTCAACTTACGTTGCCTCGACGCATACTTGTAGTCTCTCTTCGGTTGTTGTCGTCGTCCTTCTAGCAGATATTGCCAAGCCTTCCCTAGCTTAGCTAATTCGCTCAAACTCTTGACTAGAGCTTCCATCAATACTATCTTCTTGATGATTGCCTTCTTAATGAACCTTTGTTGATTGTAAGCACCTTGCTTATATTTTCTCGACATAACAACTTCATCTTTAGCTATGTTCGCCTTGCGAACCACTGTCTGCTTTGGCTTTTGAACCTTCGGCATCTGCATTAGCGTAGACTTCACCCTCTCCTTGGGTGACAACCATTTTGGTGAACTCGTTGGCTTATTCTTCACCATCTTCCCTTTTCGTAACACCGTCTTTGTCATTACTTGTTGTTGACGCTTCACCTCTCCTTTGACTGGTGGCGTTTCGCATGAAGTCGGTGACTCATTTCGGACATCTCTCTTGTTCCTTTCCTCATTGGAACGCTCCTTCAGTGGTTCCTCATGACCACCTAGATCTTCAATGATCCATGTAGAATTGACGAGCTGAACGGAATCCAATCGTCTCACTGGTTCCTCTTCCTCTTGCTGCCCAGCAGCAAACGCTTGCTCTTTCTTTCCATCTGTTATGGATGATTTGACTGGATCACATATCACCGGCTCTACCATGGCACTTGAAGCTTGGAAATCCCATTCTTCTTCGCTTCCTTCTTAAGCGTGTGCGGATGTAACGACGTTTCCTTCTGCTTTCCTATGCCAACAATCTCGTGCATAATGACCTCTTTTGCCACAAACATAGCACTGGTTGTTCTTTCGTCGATACGCCTTCTCGTCCTCTTCATTATGGTTGTGAGTGTGGTGAGCTCCCCCTTGTTGCCAACTCCTTCTTTGTGGACTTCTCTGCCATCTGTCTCCTTTAGATCTTTCTCCGAATCTCGATCTCGCGGTTTTTGGATCATTTCTCTCTTTATTACTAAAGAGAGCTTTATCTTCATCTTTCACTGAGACTTTAGACATTTGTTTGTCTAGAGCCTCTTGATTAGCCAAAATATTTTCCAATTCATTTAAATTTGGCTCTTTAGCCCATCCACGGGTTGCTGTGACAAGAGCGTTAAATTCGGGACGCAACCCATGAACTATAATTCTTCTCATTCTCGTCTCAGTAATTTTATTTTCTGGATccaattttgaaatttctttataTAAAGTTTTAACTTTAGTAAAATATTCACTCACCGTCATATCTTGTTGCGAGACCGACAGTAACTCATTCTCGAGTTGTTGGAGCTTGGCATCAtttttctttgcaaataatTCTGCTAGAGTGTCCCATGCCTCCTTTGGGGTTTTAGCATCCTTGATGCGTTGCAGCAAATCGTCCTCCACCGAAATTGATAAAGCATACATAGCTTTACCACGCTTGACCTTCCatttcttaaggtcattttGTTCCGTTGGAGGCGCTGTTTCGTTTCCTCCAACAGTCTCCCACAAATCTTGGCCGAGCAAATAAAATTGCATACGAGTACTCCAAgtactataattattattattgagtttttccaAAGTGCTTATCGAGGTAGACATATCTGCCATCACGACTTGGTTATCTCCTTTAATTAACCAAGTAACACCGACCAATAATTTTACAGTCCCGGACTGCGTGCTAAAAATACCTCGTACCACCACGATCCCGAATCGCGAACTTTCGAAGCACTTGACTTCCGGTCCCTGACCGCCTGCTTGCACTCGACCACGTACCGGTCCCTGACcgcccgctctgataccacttgttaaaTTGTGGGTGGAGGATTTAATTGAAACGAAATTATTTTATTACTAGAAAATTAAAACCTTACTAACATACACAAGCACCCACACAATATTTATGTAGTTTATATTTGTGCTCTTTCCTCACTCACACACAATTACATTCCCAatacatctatatatatatagatagtgTTGTTGATTGAGAACCATACATTTTAGGTCGGTTAAAGAACCTCCTAGAATTATGTATATTGGTCAACAATTACTACTATTATTCTTGCTATTTCTAGATATTTCCATACACTaacaattttctttttattcaattaattaagTCGGTGATGATAATTTCAATATTTCAACGCTGCCATGTTGAGTTCCCTTCACTATATTGGTTATGGTATTGTTGTTCCGGATGCTACAAGGGCTTTCGTTGCTGGTCAAAACGAGATCATCTCTAGTTCGCACAAGGTTCTGCTAGCGGAAGCTCTTGCTTGTTGTGAGGCACTGTCTTAGGCAAAACAGCAAGCCTGAAACGAGGTGTTCTTTGAATAAGACGCACAATTATTGGTCCAAACAATTCACAGAGATGATTTGTCAATGTCCAACCTCCGTTTTGTTATTAGTGATTGTAAGTCTTTACTCTCAGACTTGATAAACTGTAATCTCAGTTTTGTTAAGAGGTCATCGAACAAGACTGAATCGAACCAGACTGATCATTTGTTAGCTAGAGCGGCTGGTTTAATATAGTCCTCAGTTTCtttcaaaaccaaaaaaaaaaaaaaaaaaagcatcaaACTCGCTATTAATGTAAAGGTTGATATTAGTACAAGTCTGCAATATGAAGACCTGATCCAGTATTGAACCTTGTTGTCTCCATTAAAAACCAATGTAGCTGAACTTGAATCTCTAAAATATCAAAATCATCCCATCATATCATAATTATTCCAGCCAGCATTGACATTTACCAATTAACCATATCAGATGGACAAGAGagtaataaaattaaaacagcCTTCATTATATATGAAGATAACAACCAAGCTAATCTTCTGCACAATAGAGATCAAGGAAAGCTTGGACAAATTAAATTTTCCATACAAGCCAATGAGTTTCCAAAATGCTGCCTGAAGATTAAAGTATATAGACAAAATATTCAGACAAGAATCAATCATATCATTTTGTCTACTCACTTATCCAATCTTTGGAACACATCAAAGCTTGCACAGTAGCCGGACGCAGTGAACTCCATTCCCGATCAAGCACCCTGTTTCCGGTGTTAAAAGCTAAGTTAGGAGTAACTTTTGACATGGGAATTCCCAAGATATTACATGCCATCATTGCTAGGATAGGATATCTTGGAGTGTGAACTTTCCACCAATTCAATATGTTGAAATCGACACTGCGAGGAAAAAGCGGTTCTTCCAAGTACTTGTCCAAATCCGACTTTGCACCCTGACTCTGGGAAGTTTCATGGAGATATTTGTCGAATCCTGTTAGTCTATCCTTGGAGTCTCTTTCTGTACTAGGCAAACAGAGAGTGCTACCACTAACTTGACTAGCCAGACCTTGGTGAAAAGAAGCTAATGGAGAACCAATTGAATGTTCATTGTACAATGCTTTTATATACTCGAAAACCTCATCGATTATCTCTGCAGAACCGCTGCCAAATATTTGTTGGTAATAATACTCAATCAACTTCATCTTGAATCGAGGATCTAACATTGCTGAAACAGCCAAAGCAAAACTACATTTTTCCCAGTATTCATCAAACCTATTTTTCATCTTCACTGCCAAAGAACATATATATTCATCTGAGTTTTTGCACCAATCAATCAACTGCAAATGAATATCACAAATTTCAGGAAAATACACATTTGCAGTGGGATTCTTGTTCTTCACAAAAACATTAGTAACTTCAACAAAGTGTTTCAAGTAACTTGTAATGATCCTAGCCCTTTCCCACTCTAAGTCAGTAGGACACATTACATAAGTAGAGTCTTGCTGTTGAAGAAGAGAAAATGCCCACCTGTAATCTAATGCAGCTTCAAGCATAAAATATGTTGAGTCCCATTGTGATGGATTTTCAAGACATAAGCACTTCTGACTCTCCACTCCAGCTTGTAGCGCCATCTCGTTGAACTTGACTTGAGTTACTTGAGAACTTCGAATATACCGGATGCTCTCTTGAATCTTATGCGTCACCTCAGAAAGTGCCTCCAATGCATCATTTACCATTAGATTCAGAAGATTTGTTGCACAGGCTATATCAAATAACATACCATTACAATAGAGGAACCTATTCTGGGAAAGTCTGTCTCTAATCCTATGGACAATGCCGTCATTGGCAGAATAACTATCTGATGTCATTGAAAATAGTTTGCGGTCTATATCCCAATCCATTAAAGATGTCATGATAACTTCTGAATGAATGTCTGCTGTATGAGTTGGATCAACCAAAATGAAACTcaatttcttcttcctcaactgCCAAGCATCATCGATATAGTGTGCCGTCAAACATAAGTACTCAGCATCGTCTAAAGAACACCACAGATTTGCACTTAGGCTGATTTTGCCTGGTAATTTATCTAAGACTTCATAAACCTTTTGCTTTTCTTGTAAGTAAATATCCATACAGTCAGCCTCCACTCTGTCTGACGAAACAAGCTCAAACAATGGCTGTAGATTCTTAACAAAGACCCGAAAACCAACATGATCAACCATTTGCATCGGATAGCCATGCAAAATAATCATGCGGGCCAAATCAAATTGACTTCGCCTTTGATCCCAGCTACCATTTGCAACTGTAACACCATCATCTCTCACCTGGCCTGGTTCAAATTTGTAATTCACAACAATAAGTGGTTCATCCCTTCTTTGCTCCTGATCAATGTTCACATTTGCAAGTGCAAGTGggttttccttcttcttctccctaGCTGTAAGAAACTGAGAAATCCCATGGTTAGATCTTCGCTGACACCTAATTAAATGATTCCTCAAATGAGAGGTTCCACTAGTGCTTGAACCGCTAAGTTTCTTCTTGCAGTGCCTACAAATAGCCACAAAATTATCACCCTTTTTCACCCGGTCAAAGTCATTCCACACAACAGATTTTAATCTGCTAGATTTCACTATCACTGCATCTGATACATCCATTGCATGATAATTCACTGGCATCTGCAATTCAAAGCAAATTTGGGGGaaattttgaaaagaaaaaaaaaacaaagattgTAAAATAATCATCAGTAATTCAGCaataaacaaacaaaatgaCAACAAATCACAGAATGATTGCGAGAAATGGTGTAAAAAACATCCggaattacaaaataaaaatctcACAGAATAGACTGCAGAGACAAAATTAGGGTTATTTATATCCAGAGAAcagaaatataaattataatccagATAATAGTGATAAAACAGAGCATACATAGTCGTATAACCTGTAACAATATTGCATTTGCAGAAAAATGTAAAAGGCAAAAACtgacataaatatatattatgtagggataaaaaaaaaaccacccACTAGATTCGAGGGTGCCTAAGAAGGGCAGATGACAGGGATAGAGCCATAAGTGACGAAGGTAGTCCGCATGTGGAAGTCGGCAGCCTGCGCTTTACAGTGCTCAACGGATTCTAAAATGAAAGAAGAAGAGTCGGAAAAGATtagggaaaaggaaaaaaaaaaatggcgGCACCGGGGAACAAGAGACCAGAACAATGACAATTAGGGCTTAAATGGAATGTAAATTTTACTTGATAATGTTAAAAACTTAAGCTCCATTGGTTTGTTGTccgaaaatatttttttttttttttttttttgttaacagGGATCTTATTTAGTTGTTTTGTTATATATTCATTTTTTAACAGAAAATGAATTAATGAGCCATTAATTGGTAATAAACGTAACATAATAGACAAAATAAAACTCGATAAAGATCTAAAGAATAAAAGACAAGTATTGAAACGAGAAGGCCGAGCCATCGGATGAGCCATCTGTTAGCTTATCGCCGAATAAATCTAACTGAGAAAGAGTCATTTATTTACAATAGTAACCGGCATCGAATGATTAGGTCTCCGAATTTAGAGTTGTCGATTGAGTTGGAGTTGATCGCGTCCACCACTTGTTTTGCATCTCATTCAAAGACGACCCATGTGATACCTTGGTTATGCAGCCAAGTCATAGCGTAGATAGCGCCCCTGCTTCACATTCCTTCACAAGCGGACATCACATCAATTTCTCCGAT
The DNA window shown above is from Euphorbia lathyris chromosome 1, ddEupLath1.1, whole genome shotgun sequence and carries:
- the LOC136205293 gene encoding zinc finger BED domain-containing protein RICESLEEPER 1-like, with protein sequence MPVNYHAMDVSDAVIVKSSRLKSVVWNDFDRVKKGDNFVAICRHCKKKLSGSSTSGTSHLRNHLIRCQRRSNHGISQFLTAREKKKENPLALANVNIDQEQRRDEPLIVVNYKFEPGQVRDDGVTVANGSWDQRRSQFDLARMIILHGYPMQMVDHVGFRVFVKNLQPLFELVSSDRVEADCMDIYLQEKQKVYEVLDKLPGKISLSANLWCSLDDAEYLCLTAHYIDDAWQLRKKKLSFILVDPTHTADIHSEVIMTSLMDWDIDRKLFSMTSDSYSANDGIVHRIRDRLSQNRFLYCNGMLFDIACATNLLNLMVNDALEALSEVTHKIQESIRYIRSSQVTQVKFNEMALQAGVESQKCLCLENPSQWDSTYFMLEAALDYRWAFSLLQQQDSTYVMCPTDLEWERARIITSYLKHFVEVTNVFVKNKNPTANVYFPEICDIHLQLIDWCKNSDEYICSLAVKMKNRFDEYWEKCSFALAVSAMLDPRFKMKLIEYYYQQIFGSGSAEIIDEVFEYIKALYNEHSIGSPLASFHQGLASQVSGSTLCLPSTERDSKDRLTGFDKYLHETSQSQGAKSDLDKYLEEPLFPRSVDFNILNWWKVHTPRYPILAMMACNILGIPMSKVTPNLAFNTGNRVLDREWSSLRPATVQALMCSKDWISE